The genomic window GAATTGCCTGCATCAAATTCAAAGTATGGTACCAATGGAAAAGCTGTTAGAATGGTACCCTCAAGTGAGGTAGTGAAGAGAAGCACACTGTCAGATAATAAGGTGAAGACAGTGAATGGTGCAAAACAAAATGTTAATAGAGCAGCAACTATTGTAAAAAGAGATGTTAACCCACCCTTAACCAAGGCAGTGAAATCAAGAACCTCTGAAGAACTTCCACCGCTGGAGGAGCTCAAGGTTTTGCAGCTTGGTCCAACTTTCATCAAGCTTGGGCAGTTATCATCAACAAGGTCAGATCTATTTCCACGTGAATTTGTGGATGAGCTAGCAAAGTTGCAGGTATAGATTCTTTGACATGAAATGGTAAGTGTTGATTCTTAGATCAATGTATTCTGAATATAAGATTGTTCTTGACAGGACAAGGTCCCTGCCTTCTCTCCAAAGAAAGCAAAAAGCTTCATTGAGAGTGAATTGGGAGCTTCCATTAGCTTACTGTTTAGGGAGTTCGAAGATCGGCCAATAGCCGCTGCTAGTCTTGGTCTGGTAGCATAAGATCAGCCTACTGCTTACTTTCTCTGAGGATTGATATGATCCAGTAATGATCTTAATACTGTTTAGGTTCATCGTGCTATCCTGCATTTAAGAGAAAAAGTAGTCATCAAAGTTCAAAGGCCTGGTCTGAATGGTATTTTGGTTCTGTCCCATCAGTATTTTACCAATGATTTCTTTGATTTTCaggtaaaatttgaaatttatgcTATAAAATATTTGAAGTGCACATTACTAGACAGAACACATTCTCATTTGCATTAATATA from Arachis ipaensis cultivar K30076 chromosome B09, Araip1.1, whole genome shotgun sequence includes these protein-coding regions:
- the LOC107619514 gene encoding uncharacterized protein LOC107619514 isoform X2, whose protein sequence is MPRVRMQFSPLKSSAAISPDLFFRVNSSIRMALHGCYCHHIKLTNHRRTPNSFSFSSYISNPKFPKNKRGQRDSSENDAYPRFLVVMRQTELPASNSKYGTNGKAVRMVPSSEVVKRSTLSDNKVKTVNGAKQNVNRAATIVKRDVNPPLTKAVKSRTSEELPPLEELKVLQLGPTFIKLGQLSSTRSDLFPREFVDELAKLQDKVPAFSPKKAKSFIESELGASISLLFREFEDRPIAAASLGLVA
- the LOC107619514 gene encoding uncharacterized protein LOC107619514 isoform X3, yielding MQFSPLKSSAAISPDLFFRVNSSIRMALHGCYCHHIKLTNHRRTPNSFSFSSYISNPKFPKNKRGQRDSSENDAYPRFLVVMRQTELPASNSKYGTNGKAVRMVPSSEVVKRSTLSDNKVKTVNGAKQNVNRAATIVKRDVNPPLTKAVKSRTSEELPPLEELKVLQLGPTFIKLGQLSSTRSDLFPREFVDELAKLQDKVPAFSPKKAKSFIESELGASISLLFREFEDRPIAAASLGLVA
- the LOC107619514 gene encoding uncharacterized protein LOC107619514 isoform X1: MLAGLESLPEAYQQRIVSMMEQVSWVNSSIRMALHGCYCHHIKLTNHRRTPNSFSFSSYISNPKFPKNKRGQRDSSENDAYPRFLVVMRQTELPASNSKYGTNGKAVRMVPSSEVVKRSTLSDNKVKTVNGAKQNVNRAATIVKRDVNPPLTKAVKSRTSEELPPLEELKVLQLGPTFIKLGQLSSTRSDLFPREFVDELAKLQDKVPAFSPKKAKSFIESELGASISLLFREFEDRPIAAASLGLVA